The following coding sequences lie in one Microbacterium sp. XT11 genomic window:
- the secA gene encoding preprotein translocase subunit SecA, giving the protein MANPLEKLLRAGEGRVIRRLNQVVKAVNALEEDIAKLTDDELRNETTELRARFEKGETLDQLMPEAFAAVREAAKRTLGMRAYDVQIMGGAALHLGNIAEMKTGEGKTLVATFPAYLNAIAGKGVHVVTVNDFLASYQAELMGRVYRALGMTTGIIVSGQTPAVRREQYAADITYGTNNEFGFDYLRDNMAWRKEDLVQREHFFAIVDEVDSILIDEARTPLIISGPSSGEANRWFAEFAKIARTLEAGVDYEVDEKKRTVGVLEPGIEKVEDYLGIDNLYESANTPLISFLNNSIKALALFKKDTDYVVMNDEVMIVDEHTGRILVGRRYNEGIHQAIEAKEGVPVKAENQTLATVTLQNYFRLYEKLAGMTGTAETEAAEFMSTYKLGVIPIPTNKPMIRKDNPDLVYKNETAKFAQVVEDIAERHATGQPILVGTVSVEKSEYLSRLLAKKGIKHEVLNAKNHAREAEIVARAGRLGAVTVATNMAGRGTDIMLGGNAEFLAVQELKSRGLDPVETPEEYEAAWDETYEAMKATVAEEGKKVAEAGGLYVLGTERHESRRIDNQLRGRSGRQGDPGESRFYLSLTDDLMRLFQSGAAEAILNRTNFPDDVPIESGLVSRAIRSAQAQVEARNAEMRKNVLKYDDVLNRQREAIYADRRHILQGDDIADRVQHFIEDAITGIVKDHTAEGHNESWDFDALWTELKTLYPVGVTIDEVVAEAQGRKGGITAEALTRELLSDAKIAYEKREESLGSAATRELERRVVLQVLDRRWRDHLYEMDYLKDGIGLRAMAQRDPLIEYQREGYAMFQAMMGQIKEESVGYLYNLEVEVRRAGDAESTEVEAKGLADGAGEQKLEYSAPGDNGEVEVRNDRGQVQQAATDRLRQAAAARAADEQPAADAPRGAFGQRTDAAAPAAGNREQRRAQAKKK; this is encoded by the coding sequence GTGGCCAATCCTCTTGAGAAGCTGCTGCGCGCCGGGGAAGGGCGGGTCATCCGTCGCCTGAACCAGGTGGTGAAGGCCGTCAACGCGCTGGAAGAGGACATCGCGAAGCTCACCGACGACGAGCTGCGCAACGAGACCACCGAGTTGCGGGCGCGCTTCGAGAAGGGGGAGACGCTCGACCAGCTGATGCCCGAGGCGTTCGCCGCGGTGCGCGAAGCGGCCAAGCGCACGCTCGGCATGCGGGCGTACGACGTCCAGATCATGGGTGGGGCAGCTCTCCACCTCGGCAACATCGCGGAGATGAAGACCGGTGAGGGGAAGACGCTCGTCGCGACGTTCCCGGCCTACCTCAACGCGATCGCGGGCAAGGGCGTGCACGTCGTCACCGTCAACGACTTCCTCGCGTCGTATCAGGCCGAGCTCATGGGTCGCGTGTACCGCGCGCTCGGCATGACCACGGGCATCATCGTCTCGGGTCAGACGCCGGCGGTGCGTCGTGAACAGTACGCCGCCGACATCACCTACGGCACGAACAACGAGTTCGGGTTCGATTACCTGCGCGACAACATGGCGTGGCGCAAGGAAGACCTCGTGCAGCGCGAGCACTTCTTCGCGATCGTCGACGAGGTCGACTCGATCCTCATCGACGAGGCGCGCACGCCGCTCATCATCTCGGGGCCGTCGTCCGGCGAGGCGAACCGCTGGTTCGCCGAGTTCGCCAAGATCGCCCGCACGCTCGAGGCCGGCGTCGACTACGAGGTCGACGAGAAGAAGCGCACCGTCGGAGTCCTGGAGCCGGGTATCGAGAAGGTCGAGGACTACCTCGGCATCGACAACCTCTACGAGTCGGCGAACACTCCGCTCATCTCCTTCCTCAACAACTCCATCAAGGCGCTGGCGCTGTTCAAGAAGGACACCGACTACGTCGTGATGAACGACGAGGTGATGATCGTCGACGAGCACACGGGGCGCATCCTCGTGGGGCGTCGGTACAACGAGGGCATCCACCAGGCCATCGAGGCCAAGGAGGGCGTGCCCGTCAAGGCCGAGAACCAGACCCTCGCAACCGTCACGCTGCAGAACTACTTCCGCCTCTACGAGAAGCTCGCCGGCATGACGGGCACGGCCGAGACCGAGGCGGCCGAGTTCATGTCGACCTACAAGCTCGGCGTGATCCCCATCCCGACGAACAAGCCGATGATCCGCAAGGACAACCCCGATCTCGTCTACAAGAACGAGACCGCGAAGTTCGCTCAGGTCGTCGAGGACATCGCGGAGCGGCATGCGACGGGCCAGCCGATCCTCGTCGGCACCGTGAGCGTCGAGAAGAGCGAATACCTCTCGCGCCTGCTGGCCAAGAAAGGCATCAAGCACGAGGTCCTCAACGCGAAGAACCACGCGCGCGAGGCGGAGATCGTCGCCCGAGCAGGTCGCCTCGGTGCGGTCACCGTCGCGACCAACATGGCCGGTCGAGGCACCGACATCATGCTCGGTGGAAACGCGGAGTTCCTCGCCGTGCAGGAGCTGAAGAGTCGCGGACTCGATCCCGTCGAGACGCCGGAGGAGTACGAGGCGGCGTGGGACGAGACCTACGAGGCCATGAAGGCCACCGTCGCCGAAGAGGGCAAGAAGGTCGCGGAGGCCGGCGGCCTCTACGTGCTCGGCACCGAGCGTCACGAGTCTCGTCGCATCGACAACCAGCTCCGCGGTCGATCGGGACGTCAGGGCGACCCCGGCGAGAGCCGGTTCTACCTGAGCCTCACCGACGACCTCATGCGCCTGTTCCAGTCGGGGGCGGCCGAGGCGATCCTCAACCGGACGAACTTCCCCGACGACGTGCCGATCGAGTCGGGCCTCGTCTCGCGGGCGATCCGCAGCGCCCAGGCGCAGGTCGAGGCGCGCAACGCCGAGATGCGCAAGAACGTCCTCAAGTACGACGACGTGCTCAACCGTCAGCGCGAGGCGATCTACGCCGACCGCCGCCACATCCTGCAGGGCGACGACATCGCCGACCGCGTGCAGCACTTCATCGAGGATGCGATCACGGGGATCGTCAAGGACCACACCGCCGAGGGGCACAACGAGAGCTGGGACTTCGACGCACTGTGGACCGAGCTGAAGACGCTCTATCCCGTCGGGGTGACGATCGACGAGGTCGTCGCTGAGGCCCAGGGACGCAAGGGCGGCATCACCGCCGAAGCTCTGACGCGCGAGCTCCTGTCCGACGCCAAGATCGCGTACGAGAAGCGCGAGGAGTCGCTCGGATCCGCCGCAACGCGCGAGCTGGAGCGGCGTGTCGTGCTTCAGGTGCTCGACCGCCGCTGGCGAGACCACCTGTACGAGATGGACTATCTCAAGGACGGCATCGGCCTGCGCGCCATGGCGCAGCGTGACCCGCTGATCGAGTATCAGCGCGAGGGCTACGCCATGTTCCAGGCGATGATGGGCCAGATCAAGGAGGAGTCGGTCGGGTACCTCTACAACCTCGAGGTCGAGGTGCGCCGCGCCGGCGACGCCGAGTCCACCGAGGTCGAGGCCAAGGGCCTCGCCGACGGCGCAGGCGAACAGAAGCTCGAGTATTCCGCGCCCGGAGACAACGGCGAAGTCGAGGTGCGGAACGATCGCGGTCAGGTGCAGCAGGCGGCGACGGACCGGCTGCGCCAGGCGGCTGCCGCTCGTGCTGCCGACGAGCAGCCCGCCGCCGATGCGCCGCGCGGCGCCTTCGGTCAGCGGACGGATGCCGCTGCTCCGGCCGCGGGAAACCGCGAACAGCGTCGGGCGCAGGCGAAGAAGAAGTGA
- the hpf gene encoding ribosome hibernation-promoting factor, HPF/YfiA family → METSIVGVGVGITDRFRSVVEEKIARIQTLAARAQRLDVKVTHRVYRNGRVPDETVELTLVGKGPVVRAEATDGDKFVALDLAIDKMCEQLRRAKEKRVDGRHHPRGAHFEKGSGALEGIDVRPASADVLHAVATGSVPIQNDEEETYSPVVIRTKNFEAEWMTVEEAVDRMELVGHDFFLFVDARTDHPSVVYRRKGWDYGVISLTTQASPSEALAS, encoded by the coding sequence ATGGAAACGAGCATCGTCGGCGTCGGGGTGGGAATCACCGACCGCTTTCGATCTGTTGTCGAAGAGAAGATCGCCAGGATCCAGACGCTTGCAGCGCGTGCGCAGCGCTTGGACGTCAAGGTCACGCACCGGGTGTACCGCAACGGCCGCGTGCCCGATGAGACGGTCGAGCTGACGCTCGTCGGCAAGGGTCCTGTCGTCCGGGCCGAGGCCACGGACGGTGACAAGTTCGTCGCGCTCGACCTCGCCATCGACAAGATGTGCGAGCAGCTGCGCCGCGCGAAGGAGAAGCGCGTCGACGGCCGTCACCACCCGCGTGGCGCCCACTTCGAGAAGGGCAGCGGAGCCCTCGAAGGCATCGATGTCCGACCCGCGTCGGCCGATGTGCTGCACGCCGTCGCGACGGGCAGCGTACCCATTCAGAACGACGAGGAAGAGACGTACTCGCCGGTCGTCATCCGCACCAAGAACTTCGAGGCGGAGTGGATGACCGTCGAAGAGGCCGTCGACCGCATGGAGCTGGTCGGCCACGACTTCTTCCTCTTCGTCGACGCCCGCACCGACCACCCCAGCGTCGTGTACCGACGCAAGGGCTGGGACTACGGCGTCATCTCGCTGACGACCCAGGCATCGCCGTCTGAGGCGCTCGCGTCCTGA
- a CDS encoding pyridoxal phosphate-dependent aminotransferase has product MTPSRHFDQSSKLKNVLYEIRGNALVEAARLEAEGHKILKLNTGNPAIFGFDAPHQIVHDMLAALPTAHGYSESKGIVSARRAVVSRYEQIEGFPRFDPEDVFLGNGVSELITMTMQALLDEGDEVLIPAPDYPLWTAMTSLAGGTPVHYLCDENDGWQPDLEDIRSKVTPRTKAIVIINPNNPTGVVYSREIVEGIVQIARENELLLLSDEIYDRILFDDAVHVPTATLAPDLLCLTFNGLSKTYRVAGYRSGWLVVTGPQEHARGFLEGINLLASTRLCPNVPAQHALQAALSGVQSIDALIAPTGRLHEQRDIAWEGLEAIPGVSCVKPQGALYAFPRLDPEVHEIRDDAKLVYDLLVSEHILLVQGTGFNWATPDHLRLVTLPEPRVLAEAVERLGNFLSSYRQ; this is encoded by the coding sequence ATGACACCTTCGCGCCACTTCGACCAGTCGTCGAAGCTCAAGAACGTCCTGTACGAGATTCGCGGAAACGCCCTCGTCGAGGCGGCGCGGCTCGAAGCAGAGGGTCACAAGATCCTCAAGCTCAACACGGGCAACCCGGCGATCTTCGGCTTCGACGCGCCGCACCAGATCGTTCACGACATGCTCGCGGCCCTGCCGACCGCGCACGGCTACAGCGAGAGCAAGGGCATCGTGTCGGCGCGGCGCGCCGTCGTCAGCCGCTACGAGCAGATCGAAGGGTTCCCGCGCTTCGACCCTGAAGACGTCTTCCTCGGCAACGGAGTCTCCGAGCTCATCACGATGACGATGCAGGCGCTCCTCGACGAAGGTGACGAGGTGTTGATCCCGGCACCGGATTACCCGCTGTGGACGGCGATGACGAGCCTGGCCGGCGGCACGCCCGTGCACTATCTGTGCGATGAGAACGACGGGTGGCAGCCGGACCTCGAGGACATCCGATCGAAGGTGACTCCGCGCACCAAGGCGATCGTCATCATCAATCCGAACAACCCCACCGGCGTCGTCTACTCGCGGGAGATCGTCGAGGGCATCGTGCAGATCGCCCGTGAGAACGAGCTCCTGCTGCTCTCCGACGAGATCTACGATCGCATCCTCTTCGACGACGCGGTGCACGTCCCGACCGCCACGCTGGCGCCGGATCTGCTGTGCCTCACCTTCAACGGGCTCTCGAAGACCTACCGCGTCGCCGGGTACCGGTCCGGGTGGCTAGTGGTGACCGGGCCGCAGGAGCACGCCCGAGGCTTCCTCGAGGGCATCAACCTGCTCGCGTCGACGCGGCTCTGTCCGAACGTCCCCGCGCAGCACGCGCTGCAGGCGGCGCTCTCCGGAGTGCAGTCCATCGACGCGTTGATCGCGCCGACCGGGCGCCTCCACGAACAGCGGGACATCGCGTGGGAGGGGCTGGAGGCGATCCCCGGTGTGTCATGCGTGAAGCCGCAGGGCGCGCTGTACGCGTTCCCCAGGCTCGACCCCGAGGTCCACGAGATCCGCGATGATGCCAAGCTGGTCTACGACCTGCTCGTCTCGGAGCACATCCTGCTGGTGCAGGGGACCGGCTTCAACTGGGCGACCCCCGACCATCTCCGGCTCGTGACATTGCCCGAGCCACGAGTCCTCGCGGAAGCCGTCGAACGGCTCGGGAACTTCCTCTCGAGCTATCGGCAGTAG
- a CDS encoding helix-turn-helix domain-containing protein translates to MVDSSASAPRFLAPAQVAELLSIDVEEVIALVYEGRLRGSQLGSPARWRVEESSLAEYLAEQSEEARRMALWRQANEASFPEVWGTTPHGI, encoded by the coding sequence ATGGTCGACTCCTCCGCATCCGCACCGCGATTCCTCGCGCCCGCCCAGGTCGCGGAGCTGCTCAGCATCGACGTCGAAGAGGTCATCGCCCTCGTGTACGAGGGGCGCCTGCGCGGCTCCCAGCTGGGTTCGCCCGCGCGGTGGCGCGTCGAGGAGTCGAGCCTCGCCGAGTACCTGGCAGAGCAGTCCGAGGAGGCTCGGCGGATGGCGCTGTGGCGGCAGGCGAACGAGGCCAGCTTCCCCGAGGTGTGGGGGACGACGCCTCACGGCATCTGA
- a CDS encoding SAF domain-containing protein, with translation MASFSRPRRAFWSDARFLVGILLVVLSVAGVWLIVSSSARTTPVLQATRTIVKGETLSSGDFQVVDVALGRLTEDYLGPQDLAKGRIAARTIDEGELLPRSASAAAADARTTTMVVESSTRIPDDVSAGTVVELWQAPPIDGGRSHEAPRILVSDVIVSSVVDSEGMLASEGRTTVEVVIDRAEVADVLAAITGGALVSVVPVGAL, from the coding sequence ATGGCCTCCTTCTCCCGTCCTCGGCGCGCCTTCTGGAGCGATGCGCGCTTCCTCGTCGGAATCCTGCTCGTCGTGCTCTCCGTCGCCGGCGTCTGGCTCATCGTGTCGTCTTCGGCGCGCACGACGCCGGTGCTCCAGGCCACGCGGACGATCGTGAAGGGCGAGACCCTGTCTTCCGGAGACTTCCAAGTCGTCGATGTCGCGCTCGGACGCCTCACGGAGGACTACCTCGGTCCTCAGGATCTGGCCAAGGGGCGCATCGCGGCCCGCACGATCGACGAAGGCGAGCTGCTGCCGCGATCCGCCTCGGCTGCGGCCGCCGACGCCCGCACCACCACGATGGTCGTCGAGAGCAGCACGAGGATCCCCGACGACGTCTCCGCAGGAACCGTCGTCGAACTCTGGCAGGCGCCCCCCATCGACGGAGGGCGATCGCACGAGGCGCCGCGCATCCTCGTATCCGATGTCATCGTCTCGTCGGTCGTCGACTCCGAGGGGATGCTCGCCTCGGAGGGACGCACCACGGTCGAAGTGGTCATCGATCGCGCGGAGGTGGCGGACGTGCTCGCCGCGATCACAGGCGGCGCTCTGGTGTCGGTGGTGCCCGTGGGGGCGCTGTGA
- a CDS encoding Rv3235 family protein, translating into MTLHEYFAPQPTPRSELPDPVPLLRSLTQGVLEVLAGVREVDQLARWFNEDAYRSLVTRANLSARARSARGVPPARPTFQIRSIRTSEPVDGVVEAVIVVAGPGRTRAVAVRLEGLDRRWRAASLAVL; encoded by the coding sequence ATGACGCTCCACGAGTACTTCGCGCCGCAGCCGACGCCGCGTTCCGAGCTGCCCGATCCGGTACCACTGCTGCGCAGCCTGACGCAGGGCGTGCTCGAGGTGCTCGCCGGCGTCCGCGAGGTCGACCAGCTCGCACGGTGGTTCAACGAGGACGCGTACCGCAGCCTCGTGACCCGCGCGAACCTGTCCGCCCGGGCGCGCAGCGCTCGCGGCGTGCCGCCGGCGCGCCCCACGTTCCAGATCCGGTCCATCCGCACCTCCGAGCCCGTCGACGGCGTCGTCGAGGCTGTGATCGTCGTGGCGGGGCCCGGTCGCACGCGCGCCGTCGCCGTGCGCCTCGAGGGGCTCGACCGGCGCTGGCGCGCGGCGTCGCTCGCGGTGCTCTGA
- a CDS encoding PadR family transcriptional regulator, with product MSVRQSLLAILDQGACYGYQLRHEFDRRTGSTWPLNVGQIYNTLERLERDGLVSRGAQDEHGHVFWQITDAGRAEAAAWLSSPVLRSTGARDELAIKLSLAATLPGADVVALLRRQRAASTERVALLRALSAPDQGDDAEQLARALIVDAMILAAEAELQWLDHVERRLALAPQHAAGIALETTRPKRGRPAKDAPAQPLSPVA from the coding sequence ATGTCGGTTCGTCAGAGCCTGCTCGCCATCCTCGATCAGGGTGCGTGCTACGGCTACCAGCTGCGACACGAGTTCGACAGGCGCACTGGCTCGACGTGGCCTCTCAACGTCGGGCAGATCTACAACACCCTCGAGAGGCTGGAACGCGACGGGCTGGTGTCGAGGGGCGCACAGGACGAGCACGGACACGTCTTCTGGCAGATCACGGATGCCGGCCGCGCGGAGGCCGCCGCCTGGCTGTCGTCGCCCGTGCTGCGCTCGACCGGCGCGCGCGACGAGCTGGCGATCAAGCTGTCGCTCGCCGCGACCCTCCCGGGCGCCGACGTCGTCGCACTGCTGAGACGGCAACGGGCCGCCTCCACCGAGCGGGTCGCGCTGTTGCGCGCGCTCTCCGCCCCCGATCAGGGAGACGATGCCGAGCAGCTCGCACGTGCCCTCATCGTCGATGCGATGATCCTGGCGGCCGAGGCGGAGCTGCAGTGGCTGGACCACGTCGAACGCCGCCTCGCCCTCGCCCCGCAGCACGCCGCCGGGATCGCGCTCGAGACCACGCGCCCCAAGCGCGGGCGTCCGGCGAAGGATGCCCCCGCACAACCCCTGTCGCCCGTCGCCTGA
- a CDS encoding AAA family ATPase — translation MSTVVVAVGEPRASALAAELEIEGVHVAAVVPPASALPLAPGIDAIVLPATRTALTPALVAACDQAGVRIVPLGDGDNRLLARYGLAAPLPAHAAGWEVAAVLSDDAPSAAPAAPRSPSRITVVWGPHGAPGRTTVAIQLAVELTRAGRRTVLVDADTVAPSVALLLGLSDDTPGIAAACRRAELGVLDHAELTRLAATVATDAGEVEVLAGINRPSRWPELSAARLGAALRACRGWADEIVVDVSAAIDADDEATYDLAGPRRHGATTAALAEADAIIAVGAADPLGISRLLRDHAELRRITAPTPVSVVINQLRSGPLGLDARGQIRRTLERFAGITDIVFLPYDQRAADATLLHARPMSDLTPRSALVAAVRRLATTMAPQTTAATADSSRGSSRAVRRLPRGLVARAMSRAGDGRGSPS, via the coding sequence GTGAGCACGGTCGTCGTGGCGGTGGGCGAACCGCGGGCCAGCGCCCTGGCGGCCGAGCTCGAGATCGAGGGCGTCCACGTCGCGGCGGTCGTGCCGCCGGCATCCGCACTGCCGCTCGCGCCGGGGATCGATGCGATCGTGCTGCCGGCCACGCGCACGGCTCTGACGCCCGCACTGGTGGCGGCGTGCGATCAGGCCGGCGTGCGCATCGTGCCGCTGGGCGACGGCGACAATCGGCTGCTCGCCCGCTATGGGCTCGCCGCGCCGCTCCCCGCACATGCGGCCGGGTGGGAGGTCGCCGCCGTGCTCTCGGACGACGCCCCGTCCGCGGCCCCCGCCGCACCCCGATCACCCAGCCGCATCACCGTGGTCTGGGGGCCGCATGGGGCTCCCGGGCGCACCACGGTGGCGATCCAACTCGCCGTCGAGCTCACCAGAGCCGGGCGGCGCACGGTGCTGGTCGATGCGGACACCGTCGCCCCGTCCGTGGCGCTGCTGCTGGGTTTGAGCGACGATACGCCGGGGATCGCCGCGGCCTGCCGCCGCGCGGAGCTCGGGGTGCTCGACCATGCCGAGCTCACGAGGCTCGCCGCAACCGTCGCCACGGACGCGGGAGAGGTCGAGGTGCTCGCCGGCATCAACCGGCCGAGCCGTTGGCCCGAGCTCTCCGCGGCGCGTCTCGGAGCGGCGCTCCGCGCCTGCCGCGGCTGGGCCGACGAGATCGTCGTCGACGTCTCCGCGGCCATCGACGCCGATGACGAGGCGACGTACGACCTCGCGGGCCCCCGACGCCACGGGGCCACCACGGCGGCCCTCGCGGAGGCTGACGCGATCATCGCCGTCGGAGCGGCAGATCCGTTGGGCATCAGCCGCCTGCTGCGCGATCACGCGGAGCTGCGCAGGATCACCGCTCCCACACCGGTCAGCGTGGTGATCAACCAGCTGCGCTCCGGGCCCCTCGGACTCGATGCACGCGGTCAGATCCGCCGCACCCTCGAGCGCTTCGCCGGCATCACAGACATCGTGTTCCTGCCGTACGACCAGCGCGCCGCCGACGCCACGCTGCTGCACGCGCGCCCCATGAGCGACCTCACGCCGCGCTCCGCGCTCGTGGCCGCCGTGCGGCGTCTTGCAACGACGATGGCGCCTCAGACCACCGCGGCTACTGCCGATAGCTCGAGAGGAAGTTCCCGAGCCGTTCGACGGCTTCCGCGAGGACTCGTGGCTCGGGCAATGTCACGAGCCGGAGATGGTCGGGGGTCGCCCAGTTGA